From one Pseudactinotalea sp. HY158 genomic stretch:
- a CDS encoding very short patch repair endonuclease: MEWDTSWASSPGVRTSMRGNKGRDTRPELAVRRAVHALGLRYRVNIRPEPALRRTADLVFTKQKVAVFIDGCFWHGCPEHHTVAKTNADYWATKVRDNMARDRETTSQLVAAGWRVLRFWEHEGTDDVARRIQKAVLG, translated from the coding sequence GTGGAGTGGGACACCTCGTGGGCGTCGTCACCCGGCGTGCGCACCTCGATGCGAGGAAACAAGGGACGGGACACCCGTCCCGAGCTGGCCGTGCGCCGGGCGGTCCACGCGCTCGGACTGCGCTACCGGGTGAATATCCGACCCGAGCCGGCGCTGCGGCGCACTGCCGATCTCGTGTTCACCAAGCAGAAGGTCGCGGTCTTCATCGACGGCTGCTTCTGGCACGGCTGCCCCGAGCATCACACGGTCGCGAAGACGAACGCCGACTACTGGGCGACCAAGGTGCGCGACAACATGGCACGGGATCGCGAGACGACCTCGCAGCTCGTCGCCGCCGGCTGGAGGGTCCTGCGGTTCTGGGAGCACGAGGGAACCGACGATGTCGCCCGGCGGATCCAGAAGGCGGTCCTGGGCTGA
- a CDS encoding DNA cytosine methyltransferase codes for MVDLIDLFAGCGGMTTGFVAEGCTPVLSVEFNLPAAATYAANYGEEHTIYGDIQDVAAEQIPDADLVIGGPPCQGFSNLGSKDINDPRNKLWREYLRVVGVANPKVFVIENVDRFMKSSEFQLLLSEVESGALQDYELRYGHLNAADFGVAQRRIRTIVIGSRVGPIELPSPTHARTREAGSALEPWQGTATRIQGLPARPATTKLPDSLSDFFGVRVPGIFKGLDLHVGRNPTQLSLDRYDHVPPGGGRFNIPTELLPRCWREKPTGTTDVMGRMRWDFPSHTIRTEFYKPEKGAYLHPQWDVEGRNRVNRPITHLEAARLQGFPEDYLWCGSKIEIARQIGNAVPVGLAQAIARHVKKHL; via the coding sequence ATGGTGGATTTGATAGACCTCTTCGCTGGATGTGGCGGCATGACGACGGGCTTCGTCGCCGAGGGGTGCACGCCGGTACTCTCGGTCGAGTTCAATCTGCCGGCGGCCGCCACCTACGCCGCGAACTACGGTGAGGAGCACACGATCTACGGGGACATCCAGGATGTCGCCGCAGAGCAGATCCCGGACGCCGATCTCGTGATCGGCGGGCCACCCTGTCAGGGATTCTCCAACCTCGGATCCAAGGACATCAACGACCCGCGAAACAAGCTGTGGCGTGAGTACCTGCGTGTCGTCGGCGTCGCCAACCCGAAGGTCTTCGTGATCGAGAACGTGGACCGCTTCATGAAGTCCTCCGAGTTCCAACTCCTGCTCAGCGAGGTGGAGAGCGGCGCGCTACAGGACTACGAGTTGCGATACGGTCACCTGAACGCGGCCGACTTCGGGGTCGCTCAGCGGCGCATCCGCACCATTGTGATCGGTTCACGAGTCGGTCCCATCGAGCTGCCGTCTCCGACCCACGCGCGGACCCGCGAGGCGGGGTCGGCTCTCGAACCGTGGCAGGGCACGGCTACGCGCATCCAGGGACTCCCGGCGCGCCCGGCGACGACGAAGCTGCCGGACAGTCTCAGCGACTTCTTCGGAGTCCGCGTTCCCGGCATCTTCAAGGGCCTCGACCTCCATGTCGGAAGGAATCCGACCCAGCTGTCGCTCGACCGTTACGATCACGTGCCCCCGGGCGGAGGGCGCTTCAACATCCCTACCGAACTGCTCCCGCGGTGCTGGCGCGAGAAGCCGACCGGAACGACCGACGTGATGGGGCGGATGCGGTGGGACTTCCCATCGCACACGATCCGTACCGAGTTCTACAAGCCGGAGAAGGGTGCGTACCTGCACCCCCAGTGGGATGTGGAAGGGCGGAACCGGGTCAACCGCCCGATCACCCACCTGGAGGCCGCCCGACTGCAGGGCTTCCCCGAGGACTACCTCTGGTGCGGCAGCAAGATCGAGATCGCCCGACAGATCGGTAACGCCGTCCCGGTCGGCCTCGCGCAGGCCATCGCGAGGCACGTCAAAAAGCACCTTTAG
- a CDS encoding NaeI family type II restriction endonuclease yields the protein MAPDAGFYFDDLDEDTPSIQDSRARAIRRRRNVFRSHPAPTKPMGRVPSAWCIGSGMQQLLEPELAPFANWLEFGEDNRDRFRWALRDSLDELLDGQRTGRWAYQHLSKTEKTYLGTAVEVNLTKEFEIANGMDLDWSVDGRDIDCKFSKDMGGWEIPMEMYLCSDHGDRQGQADQPALLTWMNDDSSEWAAGLITITDERLRRRAKLVDGRRVRAYNRDNKRQLSDTVAGEVYWLWGGRQTDLPRNHLLHLAPDARSRVFSFAKSGQKRVDQLFREVQGQLVGRRTILTVAQQDDAPKRVRDARIKLRPEGILILGHQESHPHAARGLGLPVPVKGEWVAVRVVPVSEADTRSFIELDGERWARAQPGEPVVAAPALPKR from the coding sequence GTGGCTCCAGACGCAGGCTTCTACTTCGACGACCTCGACGAGGACACCCCCTCGATTCAGGACTCTCGTGCACGGGCGATCCGGCGGCGCCGAAATGTGTTTCGCTCGCACCCCGCTCCGACCAAGCCCATGGGGCGCGTTCCGTCGGCGTGGTGTATCGGCAGCGGGATGCAGCAACTTCTGGAGCCGGAGCTGGCGCCGTTCGCCAACTGGTTGGAGTTCGGTGAGGACAACCGCGACCGGTTTCGATGGGCGTTGCGGGACTCGCTCGATGAACTGCTCGATGGACAGCGGACGGGCCGTTGGGCCTATCAGCATCTCTCGAAGACGGAGAAGACCTACCTCGGTACCGCCGTCGAGGTGAATCTCACCAAGGAGTTCGAGATCGCCAACGGGATGGATCTCGACTGGTCCGTTGACGGCCGAGACATCGACTGCAAGTTCTCGAAGGACATGGGCGGCTGGGAGATACCGATGGAGATGTATCTCTGCTCGGACCATGGGGACCGGCAGGGACAGGCCGATCAACCGGCACTTCTCACCTGGATGAACGACGATTCGAGCGAGTGGGCCGCCGGCCTCATCACGATCACGGACGAGCGGCTGCGCCGGCGCGCGAAACTCGTCGACGGCAGACGGGTCCGCGCCTACAACCGTGACAACAAGCGGCAGCTGTCGGATACGGTCGCAGGCGAGGTCTACTGGCTCTGGGGCGGGAGGCAGACCGACCTGCCGAGAAATCACCTGTTGCACCTCGCGCCGGACGCACGATCCCGGGTCTTCTCCTTCGCGAAGTCCGGACAGAAACGGGTCGACCAGCTGTTTCGTGAAGTGCAGGGACAGCTGGTCGGTCGCCGGACTATCCTCACGGTCGCCCAACAGGACGACGCACCGAAGCGCGTGCGCGATGCACGCATCAAGCTTCGGCCTGAGGGCATCCTGATACTCGGGCACCAGGAGTCGCATCCACACGCGGCACGGGGGTTGGGGCTCCCGGTGCCGGTCAAGGGTGAATGGGTAGCCGTGCGGGTCGTGCCGGTCAGCGAGGCAGACACGCGGTCGTTCATCGAGTTGGACGGCGAGCGATGGGCGCGCGCCCAGCCCGGCGAGCCGGTCGTGGCCGCCCCCGCCCTTCCGAAACGGTGA